DNA sequence from the Paenibacillus azoreducens genome:
AAGCTGCTCCAATTCCTCTTCAGTTTGTATAACATCCTGAAATTTCCTCATAAGGGAATCACCTCCAACCCCTCGATTATAAACGTCAGGATTGTCGACTGTCCACATATTCAGTCATAGCGTCACGCATAAACACGGCGAGGCCTGCGCCAAACCGGTCGATGTTCCGTGTAAAACGTTCATCCTCGACGTACATCTGCCCGAGCCCTTTAAATGCCTCAAGCGAATAGCTCCCGAGCCGGTTCAGCAGCTGGTACCATTCGCCGACGGCTAACTGCGCTTCCTCCGTGGACGGCGATCCATGCCGGAGATCCGCAAGTTTCCGGTAGATGGCATTCATCTCTCTCTCCAGATCCCCTTGCTCCCGTTTGGACAGCTTATTCAATTTTTCATTGGATTCGGCAACCGCCTTGTCTCCCCAGCGCTCCCTTGCTTCCTGCTCGTAGGGGTTGCTGCCAAAATCAAACCCTGCAAATTTATCCTGGTTCGTCATGCTGATTTCTCCTTTCTCATGCTTCATCGTTTGCTCCAAGGTTTCGATCATCCGCTCCAGCCGGGCGCGTTTGTCCAGCAGAAGTTTATGGTGCAGTTCCATCGCTTCCAGCCGGTTAAAATCGGGACGATTGATAATTTCCCTAATTTGCTTAAGGGGGAATCCCAGTTCCCGAAAAAACAAAATTTGCTGCAGCAGCGCAATATCTTCATCGGAATATACCCGGTAGCCGGCCTCCGTCGTTCGGCTTGGATGCAACAGACCGATTTCATCATAATGATGAAGCGTCCGCACGCTGATCCCCGATAGTTCGGCGACTTCCTTAACCATCATGGATGTCTCCTCCTTTCAACTTCAACTATAGAGTATAACGTTACGTGAGTGTCAACAAGAAAGTCCTGATTATACCATTCCCATCCCGTTCCACTGTGATTTTATTTTCACTCCGTGATATCATAGGAAACAGATGAAGTAAACTTCGGGGATCCGATACATCCTTACATACACAATCCAAAAGGGAGCTGAGCAAATATGAAACAGGAAATCATGGAGCGCTTCATTTCCTATGCAAAAATCGAAACGCAATCGAATGAGGACAGCCCCACTTGTCCTTCTACCCCGGGTCAGCTGAATCTTGCCCGCAAGTTGGTTGAGGAACTGAAAGACGTCGGTCTGCAGGAAGTCACGATGGATGAAAACGGTTATGTGATGGCTACCCTGCCCTCCAATTCGGATCATGACGTGCCGACGATCGGATTCCTGGCCCATCTGGATACCGCTACGGATTTCACCGGAGCTGGCGTTAATCCGCAAATCGTGGAAAATTACGACGGCGGCGATATTGTCCTGAACTCGCAATTAAAAATCGTGCTGTCTCCAAAGCAATTTCCCGAGTTATCCGGATATAAAGGCCATACCCTGATTACGACGGACGGAACCACATTGCTGGGAGCCGACGACAAAGCCGGCATCGCCGAAATCATGACCGCCATGGCATATCTGATCGCACACCCGGAAATCAAACATGGAAAAATAAGAGTGGCGTTTACTCCAGACGAAGAAATCGGCAGAGGTCCGGAGAAATTCGACGTCAAAGCATTTAACTCCGACTTTGCGTATACGATGGACGGCGGCCCGCTCGGCGAGCTGGAATACGAAAGCTTCAACGCGGCCAAAGCCAGCATTACGGTTCACGGCACCAACGTACATCCCGGCACGGCCAAAAATAAAATGGTCAACTCCATTAAAATCGCCATGGAACTGAACGGCATGCTTCCAGCTGAACAGGCTCCCGAACATACGGAAGGTTATGAAGGCTTCTACCATCTGCTTAGCCAAAACGGCGACACCGAGCGTACGAAAATGGAATATATCATCCGTGATTTTGACAAAACGGAATTCGCAAACAAAAAAGAAAACATGAAACGGATCGTGAAGGAGCTACAAGCCAAATACGGCGAAGAACGAATCGTATTGGAAATGCGTGACCAGTATTATAATATGAAGGAAAAAATCGAACCCGTAAAAGAAATCGTGGATGTCGCGTACGCTGCCATGGAAAGTCTGGGCATCAAGCCAATCGTGAAACCGATCCGCGGCGGCACGGACGGCTCACAGCTGTCTTACATGGGCCTGCCGACGCCGAATATTTTTACCGGCGGTGAAAACTACCATGGCAAATTTGAATACGTTTCGGTGGACAATATGCTAAAGGCGGTTCAAGTGATTGTCGAAATCGTTCAACGTTTCGAGCGGCGCAGCGCATGAGTTATATACCTGAAGGCAATCGCCAGAGCAATGTCGATCGTTTCTCAGGTTTCGAAGATACCTATGACCGGCATCGTCCCGGCGCTCCGAATGAGGTGATCCGTATCCTGAACGGCTATCTCGGTTATAAACCCGCCCTGGTATTGGATATCGGCTGCGGCACCGGTCTATCCACATTCATCTGGAATAAACATGCCGGGCAAGTCATCGGCATCGAACCCAATGACGACATGAGAAGCAAAGCCGAGAGCAAGCTGTATTCACTCATGAATGAGCAGCGGGATGTGAAAATTCGCTTTATGAGCGGTTATTCTAATCGGCTTGAATTTCCGGATGAATCCGCAGATTTGATCACCTGCTCTCAGTCCTTTCATTGGATGGAACCTGTCAGCACACTCGCTGAAGCGTCAAGAGTTTTGAAGCCGGGAGGCGTTTTTGCCGCATACGACTGCGATTGGCCGCCAACCGCTTCATGGCAAGCTGAACAGGCGTACGTGGAGCTTCTCGATCATGCCGACGAACTGCTTTCCGCGAAGCAAAATAAGCAGGATCAGGCCCTCAAACATGATAAAGAAAAGCATCTGGCCAACATTCGCAGCAGCGGCGCTTTCCGGTACGCGCGGGAAATCGTATTTCATAACCGCGAGCTTTGCGACAGTGAGCGTTATATCGGCCTGGCGCTTAGCCAGGGAGGAATCCAGACGGTGATGAAGCTTGGTTTTTCCGAGCTGGACGAAGAAATTGAACGCTTCAAAGCCCTGGTTGCAGAGCATTTTCAAGACCGGACGCTCGAAGTGCTGTTCAGCTATCGGATGAGAATCGGCGTGAAATAAGCAGAAAAAAGCGGAAGCAAGATGATTGATCTTGCTCCGCTTTTTTGATTTTGGCCCTGGATCGGGTCCGCAATTGATCGGTAAAGGAGATCTTTCTTTCCTTTCCATGTCCATTATGTTAAAAAGTTGATCCGCACTTCCGAATGCGTTTAGCAAAGTAGCTTTCAATAGAAATTTGAAGAACGGTCATGGTATATCTATATTTCGCGGAGTCGTTCCAGATCATATAATTTTGGGGTATTATTAAATTCTCTTTTAAAAGGGACGTAGGTTATTTCATATGTAATTTGAAGAATGCCTGCAAATCTGCATCCTTTTCTAACACTCTCGCCACTTTTAAAGAAGGAACCTGAAAATACATCTCTTTCAGATTTTTTTATTAGGGAATGAGGAAGTTACTGCAAATGTAATCCATTTCATAATGCCAACCGCTGGTAGATCGAATATACTAGGTTCAAGCATTCGTTATACATCCATTTATGAAACTGATTGGATATAGATCGATAAGTATTAAATGATTCGATATTCAGGTTCAAATACTCGATATCAATTATGAAATGGATTCAGGGCGCAAGCTTTTTCAGACAGTTGATCATGTGATCAGAAAAATGTTGCGAAAGTGCATCCTTTTCAGGTATTTTATAGCGTGAAATGCAAAATTGTTGCGAAAGTACATCCATTTGATCATGAATCGTCTGTTTAAGCCTAAAAGCTGGGGAAAAGATGCACTTTTGCAAGCTTTCTAGCCATCATTGCCTGGAACGTTAAAATAGATGCACTTTTGTACGCCTGTTGATTATCAAAAAAATGGTAGAAAAAGACCGCTCATTTCTGTAAAGTGTTTGTACCCCTACAAACCCTACGGAAGGTGAGACGGTCTCATGAACCATCGTACAATGTTAGTCCCTATTCTTCAATCCCTTATTCCTAACGAGGAGCTTCAACCTTTGTTACAGCAAGCCAATTATGTTGATACAGCAAGGAAATTTACAGTTTACGAGCTCTTTATCTTTCTTGCTGAAGCGGCGCTTGGGCAGTGGGATGGCTATCGAGACGGAGAAAAGCGAATGGTCGCCTGTGGATTGCGTCCGGCGGATCACTCCACGATCTCCAAAAAAGCGAAAGAAGTTCCGTTCAGCGTCTTTAAGCAACT
Encoded proteins:
- a CDS encoding MerR family transcriptional regulator, encoding MMVKEVAELSGISVRTLHHYDEIGLLHPSRTTEAGYRVYSDEDIALLQQILFFRELGFPLKQIREIINRPDFNRLEAMELHHKLLLDKRARLERMIETLEQTMKHEKGEISMTNQDKFAGFDFGSNPYEQEARERWGDKAVAESNEKLNKLSKREQGDLEREMNAIYRKLADLRHGSPSTEEAQLAVGEWYQLLNRLGSYSLEAFKGLGQMYVEDERFTRNIDRFGAGLAVFMRDAMTEYVDSRQS
- the pepT gene encoding peptidase T codes for the protein MKQEIMERFISYAKIETQSNEDSPTCPSTPGQLNLARKLVEELKDVGLQEVTMDENGYVMATLPSNSDHDVPTIGFLAHLDTATDFTGAGVNPQIVENYDGGDIVLNSQLKIVLSPKQFPELSGYKGHTLITTDGTTLLGADDKAGIAEIMTAMAYLIAHPEIKHGKIRVAFTPDEEIGRGPEKFDVKAFNSDFAYTMDGGPLGELEYESFNAAKASITVHGTNVHPGTAKNKMVNSIKIAMELNGMLPAEQAPEHTEGYEGFYHLLSQNGDTERTKMEYIIRDFDKTEFANKKENMKRIVKELQAKYGEERIVLEMRDQYYNMKEKIEPVKEIVDVAYAAMESLGIKPIVKPIRGGTDGSQLSYMGLPTPNIFTGGENYHGKFEYVSVDNMLKAVQVIVEIVQRFERRSA
- a CDS encoding class I SAM-dependent methyltransferase — its product is MSYIPEGNRQSNVDRFSGFEDTYDRHRPGAPNEVIRILNGYLGYKPALVLDIGCGTGLSTFIWNKHAGQVIGIEPNDDMRSKAESKLYSLMNEQRDVKIRFMSGYSNRLEFPDESADLITCSQSFHWMEPVSTLAEASRVLKPGGVFAAYDCDWPPTASWQAEQAYVELLDHADELLSAKQNKQDQALKHDKEKHLANIRSSGAFRYAREIVFHNRELCDSERYIGLALSQGGIQTVMKLGFSELDEEIERFKALVAEHFQDRTLEVLFSYRMRIGVK